A window of Komagataella phaffii GS115 chromosome 1, complete sequence contains these coding sequences:
- a CDS encoding Cell wall protein that functions in the transfer of chitin to beta(1-6)glucan translates to MRPVLSLLLLLASSVLADEVIECDADNKCPEDKPCCSQYGVCGTGVNCLGGCDPRHSFNASACLPMPVCRDVDLKASTDAFEIDTNYLGDANETDWVYNGYLIDYDDSVLLAMPKESYGTVVSSTFYVWYGKITATLKTSRGAGVVTSFILFSNVHDEIDWEFVGYNLSQVETNYYYQGVLNYTNGRNVSLEEDVNSFEYFHDYEIDWKEDVITWSIDGDVVRTLKKEDTYNETTDKYMFPQTPSRVQLSIWPAGAESNAIGTVSWAGGNVDWDSEDIQDPGYFYYTLKELTVECYDVPDGTEEDGELAYYFKESDAFDQGDIIITNNSTKIKSLDDTGFDPDEDDDDDESSSSSSSSSRSSSSSSRTGSSSTSSATSTSTSNSNDDDDNNNSSPTTSSGTSSAASGFVQNMSQTSGSSSATSNNAAASLSAGFLTTISFFASVLGFL, encoded by the coding sequence ATGAGACCAGTGCTTTCGTTATTACTCTTGCTGGCTTCTTCGGTACTCGCTGACGAGGTCATTGAATGCGATGCTGACAACAAGTGCCCTGAAGATAAACCATGTTGTAGTCAATATGGAGTATGTGGGACTGGTGTGAATTGTCTAGGAGGATGTGACCCTAGACATTCTTTCAACGCGTCCGCATGTTTACCCATGCCAGTTTGTCGTGACGTGGATTTGAAGGCTAGCACTGATGCTTTCGAAATTGATACCAACTACCTTGGTGATGCTAATGAAACCGACTGGGTTTACAACGGTTATCTAATAGATTATGACGACTCAGTATTGTTGGCCATGCCCAAGGAGTCTTATGGTACCGTTGTGTCTTCCACCTTCTATGTGTGGTACGGAAAAATCACAGCTACTCTTAAGACTTCCAGAGGTGCCGGTGTTGTCACGTCTTTCATTTTATTCTCCAATGTGCATGATGAAATCGATTGGGAATTTGTTGGTTATAATCTAAGTCAAGTCGAAACGAACTACTACTACCAGGGTGTCTTGAACTATACCAACGGTCGTAATGTTTCCCTAGAGGAGGACGTCAATTCCTTTGAATACTTCCACGATTATGAAATTGACTGGAAGGAAGACGTCATAACCTGGTCTATTGACGGCGACGTTGTCAGGACACTGAAAAAGGAAGACACTTATAACGAAACTACAGACAAATACATGTTTCCTCAAACTCCATCGAGGGTTCAGTTATCCATCTGGCCGGCTGGTGCTGAATCCAATGCGATAGGTACAGTTTCTTGGGCTGGTGGAAACGTTGACTGGGATTCCGAAGACATCCAAGACCCAGGATACTTTTACTACACGTTGAAAGAGCTGACTGTTGAGTGTTATGACGTCCCAGATGGTACCGAGGAAGATGGTGAATTGGCATATTACTTCAAAGAGTCCGATGCTTTTGACCAAGGGGATATCATAATTACTAATAACAGCACCAAAATAAAGTCTTTAGACGACACTGGCTTTGACCCcgatgaagacgatgacgatgacgaaTCCAGCAGtagcagcagcagcagcagcagatcgtcttcaagttcttcaagGACCGGCAGTTCATCTACATCCAGTGCTACTTCCACTTCCACTTCTAACTcaaatgatgatgatgataacAATAATTCGTCTCCTACTACTTCGTCTGGCACTTCCTCCGCAGCTTCCGGATTCGTTCAAAATATGAGCCAAACTTCAGGCTCTTCATCAGCAACGTCAAATAATGCCGCTGCCTCTCTTTCAGCTGGTTTCCTTACTACTATTTCCTTTTTTGCATCTGTATTAGGATTCCTTTAG
- a CDS encoding Protein required for ribosomal large subunit maturation, functionally redundant with Ssf1p — protein MANKAAPLKKDQQPVEEEDVNVPKSMIIRVGSSFHNPSLQQLSLDLRVLMQPHTAINLRERRKNCLKDYVVMCGPLGVTQLMTLSQNEKTANCHLRLASMSKGPTTTYRIKEYSLVKDIVKTLKHPKMVGKSSTIFQRPPLLVMNGFANPKVAEPHEKVMITQFQNMFPPIMPEKINVDSIRRVLMINKDKETGEINLRHYAIDTKVVDVNKNLKKILNAKIKKNKKMPNLGNIKDISEILEDSHHLGYTSESEVEDEESLVQVDETESLTKAKVIKNEGGANNIRKKAIKLVELGPRLRMELVKIEAGVCDGEVLYHRYVKKSDSEIIQQKKRLSQKESEKAKRRKIQKENVDKKLAKKQERRKRQKEKYEANGSAVPENDNSADESDEEVDLRPEDYENDSDLYSE, from the coding sequence ATGGCCAACAAAGCAGCTCCTCTCAAGAAGGACCAGCAACCGGtagaggaagaagatgttAATGTTCCAAAGTCCATGATCATTAGAGTTGGAAGCTCTTTTCACAACCCTTCGCTGCAACAATTGAGTTTGGATTTAAGAGTATTGATGCAACCTCATACTGCAATTAATCtgagagaaagaagaaagaactgTTTAAAGGATTACGTTGTCATGTGTGGACCATTGGGTGTGACTCAGCTTATGACTCTGTCTCAAAACGAAAAGACCGCAAACTGTCATTTACGTCTTGCAAGTATGTCTAAAGGTCCTACCACTACTTacagaatcaaagaatacAGTCTAGTGAAGGACATTGTGAAAACCTTGAAGCATCCAAAAATGGTGGGAAAGAGTTCcaccatttttcaaagacctCCATTATTGGTGATGAATGGATTTGCCAATCCTAAGGTCGCTGAACCTCATGAAAAGGTGATGATAACCCAATTCCAGAACATGTTCCCACCAATCATGCCAGAAAAGATAAACGTCGACAGTATTCGTCGAGTTTTGATGATTAACAAGGACAAGGAAACAGGGGAGATTAATCTTCGTCACTATGCCATTGATACCAAGGTAGTCGATGTAAATaagaatctgaaaaaaatactGAATGCtaaaatcaagaagaacaagaaaatgccaaatcttggaaatatcaaagatattAGTGAAATTTTAGAAGATAGTCATCATCTGGGTTACACCAGCGAGTCAGAggttgaagatgaagagtcTTTGGTGCAGGTTGACGAGACTGAATCACTGACTAAGGCCAAAGTTATTAAGAACGAGGGAGGTGCCAACAATATTAGAAAGAAGGCCATCAAATTAGTTGAGCTTGGACCTCGTTTGAGAATGGAACTAGTGAAAATCGAAGCTGGGGTCTGTGACGGAGAAGTGTTGTACCATAGATATGTTAAAAAATCTGACTCCGAAATTATAcagcagaagaagaggcTGTCTCAGAAGGAAAGTGAGAAGGCGAAGCGTAGAAAGATCCAAAAGGAGAATGTGGACAAGAAACTGGCCAAGAAGcaagagagaagaaaaagacagaaGGAAAAGTATGAAGCCAATGGTTCGGCTGTGCCTGAGAATGATAATAGTGCCGACGAGAGTGACGAGGAAGTTGATCTTCGCCCTGAAGACTATGAAAATGACAGTGATCTTTACAGTGAATAG
- a CDS encoding JmjC domain family histone demethylase specific for H3-K36 — MTLDDDEKCPLCVQSIETNELDWILCNFCRVWFHCKCVDLTKQETDRISVYHCLKCQRTKYAGPSVMKRKSKRHQPKVDYVALNDGDQVRFINRHPHISHFEQFQNDRPIHNLIYMVRPNDRKTEKTNGIINDATINEIINETQLTKPILIPSANPHLNPDPELKRVYQLDFEFPKDLTVSEVTELVGKETPVEVMDVLTQENSSWTMLKWRDYYNADPNSRDRIRNVISLEVSDSILEKLIQIPRFVKDIDIVNCLWSSSNFQDHLNNHAINVSKPKVTKYCLMSVQNSFTDFHIDFGGTSVYYTVLRGRKTFILYPPTKQNLKSYEQWCNMPDQNKVWFGSLVKPQTKPVFPSSYNNNGIKIEVMPGDLLILPSGWIHAVFTPEDSLVIGGNFLTYLNIPTHLLIYDIEYRTKVPERYKFPNFNKLIWLLGYFILNGHDSGKWSSYETQQSLLTFYQAQLSVLMTKSTDKSITRIKSIIKNSIPFKLIGSIEGFLDEFQDSLKYLRKDQPEGPTPKRIKMNN, encoded by the coding sequence ATGactttggatgatgatgaaaaatgcCCCCTGTGTGTCCAGTCAATAGAAACAAATGAATTAGACTGGATTTTGTGTAATTTTTGCCGTGTCTGGTTCCATTGTAAATGCGTCGATCTAACAAAACAAGAAACTGACAGAATTTCAGTGTATCATTGTCTAAAGTGTCAACGGACCAAATATGCAGGCCCTTCAGTTATGAAACGGAAATCCAAACGCCACCAGCCCAAAGTTGACTATGTTGCATTGAATGATGGTGACCAGGTTCGATTCATTAACAGGCATCCTCACATTAGTCATTTCgaacagtttcaaaatgaCAGACCTATTCATAATTTGATTTACATGGTGAGACCTAATGATCGCAAGACGGAGAAGACCAATGGAATAATCAACGATGCTACTATAAATGAAATAATCAATGAAACACAGCTTACCAAACCAATATTGATACCCTCTGCAAACCCTCACCTTAATCCAGACCCGGAGCTTAAACGAGTATACCAGCTGGATTTTGAGTTTCCCAAGGATTTAACTGTTTCCGAAGTGACTGAGCTAGTAGGAAAAGAGACACCTGTTGAGGTAATGGATGTTTTAACTCAAGAGAATTCTTCATGGACAATGCTTAAATGGAGAGATTACTATAACGCTGACCCTAACAGTAGAGATAGAATTAGGAATGTCATTAGTCTAGAGGTATCAGATTCtattcttgaaaagctcATCCAAATCCCACGTTTTGTGAAGGATATAGATATTGTCAATTGTTTGTGGTCATCTTCGAATTTTCAAGACCATCTCAATAACCATGCGATAAATGTATCTAAACCGAAGGTGACTAAATACTGCCTCATGTCTGTGCAGAATTCTTTTACTGATTTCCATATCGATTTTGGGGGTACCTCAGTTTATTATACAGTTCTAAGGGGACGCAAAACGTTCATACTGTACCCTCCCACCAAGCAAAATTTAAAATCTTATGAACAATGGTGCAATATGCCAGATCAGAATAAGGTATGGTTTGGCTCATTGGTTAAACCTCAAACAAAACCTGTATTTCCATCTAGTTATAACAATAATGGTATTAAAATAGAGGTGATGCCCGGAGATTTACTTATCCTTCCCTCAGGTTGGATTCATGCTGTTTTCACGCCTGAAGATTCCCTTGTCATAGGCGGTAATTTCCTAACTTATCTTAACATTCCTACGCATTTGTTGATCTACGACATTGAATATAGGACAAAAGTCCCTGAGAGATACAAGTTTCCTAACTTCAATAAACTTATTTGGCTTCTAGGATACTTTATTCTTAACGGACATGACAGCGGGAAATGGTCGTCATACGAAACACAGCAAAGTTTATTAACGTTCTATCAAGCTCAATTATCCGTTCTCATGACCAAAAGTACTGATAAATCAATCACAAGAATTAAGTCGATTATCAAGAACTCTATCCCGTTCAAGCTAATAGGGAGTATAGAGGGTTTTTTGGATGAGtttcaagattctcttAAGTATTTGAGAAAAGATCAACCAGAAGGACCAACACCGAAGAGGATAAAAATGAATAATTGA
- a CDS encoding Mitochondrial ribosomal protein of the small subunit: MLRTVRAYSTNKWVKESTKMRAQVKLAQEVETKKVNIHPRLVREFQERQTYDPIDFSTISAQQATKHRFENAAIENRSHFLDKRVNPLDYYCRPEILSRYLTTGGRILHKDVTGLSNKQQRLLSKAIKRARAAGLLSHVSRDVSFNLKIKN; this comes from the coding sequence ATGTTGAGGACGGTCCGTGCATACTCAACCAACAAATGGGTCAAAGAATCCACCAAGATGAGAGCTCAGGTTAAACTGGCCCAAGAAGTAGAAACTAAGAAAGTCAACATTCACCCAAGATTGGTGagagaatttcaagaacgTCAAACTTATGACCCAATCGATTTTTCTACCATCTCTGCTCAACAAGCTACGAAGCACAGATTCGAAAATGCAGCTATTGAGAATAGGAGTCATTTCTTAGATAAAAGAGTCAATCCATTGGACTATTATTGTCGACCAGAGATTTTGAGTAGATATTTAACCACTGGTGGTAGGATTTTGCACAAGGACGTTACTGGGTTAAGTAACAAGCAACAAAGATTATTATCTAAAGCCATCAAAAGGGCTAGAGCTGCAGGATTACTTTCACATGTGTCTAGAGatgtttctttcaacctGAAGATAAAAAACTAA
- a CDS encoding Protein involved in rRNA processing: MSPSVTKKVQKVKKPSSKSNTNELIRKIKEKAEAQKIPEPEKTETVGADETLEPKEEDKIDDTVEEPEQKYESFNDFGLVPEILEACEKLKYTKPTPIQAESIPYALKGRDIIGLAQTGSGKTAAFAIPVLQSLYEQATPFFCCVLAPTRELAYQIKETFDSLGSGMGLRSVCIVGGMDMIDQAKDLMRKPHVIVATPGRLMDHLENTKGFSLKALKYLIMDEADRLLDLEFGPAIDKVLKLIPRERSTYLFSATMTNKIEKLQRASLVDPIKVSVSSKYSTVDSLIQSLMVVPDGYKNTFLIYLLNKYQNKSIIIFTRTCAHAQRTALLARLMDFSAIPLHGQLNQSQRLGALNKFKARERTILVATDVAARGLDIPMVDVVINFDIPTDSKAYIHRVGRTARAGRSGRSISLVTQYDLELILRVESVLGMKLPKDVPPRDEILSLHNTVEKFHNEAVRQIKEHQNRPSGKRSKKRD; this comes from the coding sequence ATGTCCCCCAGTGTAACCAAGAAGGTTCAAAAGGTCAAGAAGCCCTCATCGAAGTCAAATACAAATGAGCTGATACGTAAAATCAAGGAAAAGGCAGAGGCTCAGAAGATCCCGGAGCCAGAAAAAACTGAGACTGTAGGTGCAGACGAAACTCTAGaaccaaaggaagaagataaaaTAGACGATACAGTTGAAGAACCAGAACAGAAATATGAAAGCTTCAACGACTTTGGCCTTGTCCCTGAAATTTTAGAGGCTTGTGAGAAGCTTAAATACACCAAGCCAACTCCAATTCAAGCTGAATCCATCCCATACGCTTTGAAAGGAAGAGATATAATTGGGTTGGCACAGACTGGTTCCGGTAAAACAGCTGCGTTTGCTATTCCTGTTTTGCAATCGCTTTATGAGCAGGCAACTCCATTCTTTTGCTGTGTCTTGGCTCCCACAAGAGAGCTAGCATATCAAATCAAGGAAACCTTTGACTCTCTAGGAAGTGGCATGGGATTACGTTCTGTTTGTATTGTCGGTGGTATGGATATGATTGACCAGGCCAAGGATCTAATGAGAAAACCCCATGTGATTGTAGCTACCCCAGGGAGACTAATGGACCACTTGGAAAACACTAAGGGGTTTTCTCTGAAAGCATTGAAATATCTGATTATGGACGAAGCAGATAGGTTGCTAGACTTGGAATTTGGACCAGCGATTGacaaagttttgaaactAATACCAAGAGAGAGATCGACATATCTTTTCTCTGCCACAATGACcaataaaattgaaaaattacaGAGAGCTTCGTTAGTAGATCCGATCAAGGTTTCGGtatcttccaaatacaGTACTGTCGACTCTTTGATCCAGTCACTGATGGTTGTGCCAGACGGTTATAAGAACACCTTTTTGATCTATCTGCTCAACAAATATCAAAACAAATCCATTATAATATTTACCAGGACTTGTGCCCATGCCCAGAGAACTGCGCTTTTGGCACGACTGATGGACTTTAGTGCTATTCCACTACATGGACAATTAAATCAATCACAAAGGCTTGGAGCCCTAAACAAATTCAAGGCCAGAGAAAGAACGATCCTGGTAGCTACCGATGTTGCAGCAAGAGGGCTAGATATTCCTATGGTCGATGTCgtcatcaactttgacaTCCCCACAGACTCGAAAGCCTACATCCATAGAGTGGGCCGTACTGCAAGAGCTGGTCGGTCCGGTCGCTCAATCTCATTGGTCACACAATATGACTTGGAACTAATCCTTAGAGTGGAGAGTGTTCTTGGTATGAAACTTCCAAAGGATGTCCCTCCGAGAGACGAAATTCTATCCCTTCATAATACTGTTGAAAAGTTCCACAACGAAGCTGTAAGACAGATCAAAGAACACCAGAATCGTCCATCAGGAAAAAGATCTAAGAAAAGGGATTAG
- a CDS encoding Alpha subunit of COPI vesicle coatomer complex → MKMLTKFESKSSKAKGVAFHPKRPWILVSLHSSTIQLWDYRMGTLIDRFEDHDGPVRGVDFHPTQPYFVSGGDDYSIKVWSLQTRKCLFTLSGHLDYVRTVFFHYDLPWIVSASDDQTIRIWNWQNRQEIACLTGHNHYVMSAKFHPSEDLIVSASLDQTVRVWDITGLRKKHSAPANMRNTYEDQFARQNMPQQDIFGNTDAMVKYVLEGHDKGVNWADFHPTLPLIVSGADDRLVKIWRMSEHKAWEVDTCRGHTNNVPCVLFHPTQDLIISVGEDKTIRTWDLNKRTPVKQFKRDNDRFWLIAAHPEINLFATCHDSGVMVFKLDRERPAHSVHQDSLYFINNEKQVQVYDYRTKKVSLPMLSLKKIGKPWTNFKTLSYNPAEHSILITTGDADNAYYALVSLPKDVTGAIEPTNIREGTANFACFIARNRFVTYVKSTKTLEVLDLNNSVTKSIKLDYTVKDVVYAGPGTVLLLRSNSVIHYDVQQRKELAEIQVNNVKYVSWSADSRYVALLSKHTITIATRKLELVTSMHETIRIKSAEWDESGVLIYSTLNHIKYTLLNGDNGIIKTLASTLYITKVQGRSCFCLNRNGEVEVATIDPTEYRFKKALVNKNFTEVLRIIKNSNLVGQNIIGYLQKKGYPEIALQFVQDPQTRFELSLECGNLDIALEEAKKLNNAVPWSKLGREALGQCNVKIVELVFQQLKQLDRLSFFYLITGDITKLSKMLQISEHRGDLSAIVQNSIYLNDIEKRIKAYLEGGLAPLAYATAKSNGLDELASQIAESSGIAEANIKLPFTEKKFVSLPQVKIPNVNDWPLKQAQLSFFEQAILGQVDALELKDEYQEEARLETAPVDSFGEIDFEDAQDLEEDDGWDLGDEDLDVDIDEVEETLDSEDVPIVAGEVGNWLKNGRTAAVYAAAGQFDRAAQILNKQVGVVEFEPLRERFLDVYQASKLYLAGNQGLDPIPSFIRADTEEDSASEVLPFIPGLDTLEFRLQEGFKLFRAAKLQQAIEEFRTIIYTVVLSTVKTQEEEEKLFQVLQTCREYILGLSIELARRQLPQDQVKRSLELAAYFTRAKLQPAHRVSALQVAMTQSFKHKNFISASYFSGEFLKLVTSGTRAEQAQKIKLKSDQIANDSIEIDFDPYAEFDICAGTFTPIYKGSRFASESLVGAKYQVSEEGKLCSITKITQIGATSSGLRLLN, encoded by the coding sequence atgaagatgctAACCAAATTCGAATCCAAGTCTTCTAAGGCTAAGGGTGTAGCATTCCATCCTAAAAGGCCTTGGATACTTGTTTCGCTGCACTCGTCGACGATCCAATTATGGGATTACCGAATGGGTACGTTAATTGATCGTTTTGAAGATCACGACGGCCCTGTAAGAGGTGTCGACTTCCATCCTACTCAACCATACTTCGTTTCAGGAGGTGATGACTATTCTATTAAGGTGTGGAGTCTGCAAACCAGGAAATGTCTGTTTACACTTTCTGGACACCTGGATTACGTGAGAACTGTCTTTTTCCACTATGATTTACCATGGATCGTGTCTGCATCCGACGATCAAACCATTAGAATCTGGAATTGGCAAAATCGCCAGGAGATTGCTTGCTTGACTGGTCATAATCACTATGTTATGTCTGCCAAATTTCATCCATCAGAAGATTTGATTGTTAGCGCATCTCTGGATCAAACAGTTCGTGTGTGGGATATTACAGGTCTGAGAAAGAAGCACAGTGCACCTGCCAACATGAGAAACACTTATGAAGATCAATTTGCTAGACAAAATATGCCTCAGCAAGATATCTTTGGCAACACCGATGCTATGGTCAAGTATGTTTTGGAAGGTCATGATAAAGGTGTCAATTGGGCTGACTTCCACCCAACTTTGCCCCTGATTGTTTCTGGTGCTGATGATAGATTAGTGAAAATATGGAGAATGAGTGAACACAAGGCTTGGGAAGTTGATACCTGTAGAGGTCATACCAACAACGTTCCATGTGTTTTGTTCCATCCAACACAGGATTTGATTATTTCAGTTGGTGAAGACAAAACCATCCGAACTTGGGACTTGAATAAACGTACACCGGTAAAACAATTCAAGCGTGACAATGATAGATTTTGGCTGATAGCAGCGCACCCCGAAATCAATTTATTCGCAACATGTCATGATTCTGGTGTCATGGTGTTCAAGCTTGACAGAGAAAGACCTGCTCACTCCGTTCACCAGGATTCTCTCTATTTTATCAACAATGAAAAGCAGGTCCAAGTTTATGACTACCGTACCAAAAAGGTCAGCTTACCTATGCTGtctctgaaaaagattggCAAACCATGGACGAACTTCAAGACTTTGTCTTACAATCCTGCTGAACATTCAATTTTGATAACTACTGGAGACGCTGATAACGCTTACTACGCAttggtttctttgccaaAGGATGTTACTGGTGCTATTGAACCAACCAACATCCGTGAGGGAACTGCAAACTTTGCTTGTTTCATTGCCCGTAACAGGTTTGTGACATATGTCAAGTCTACTAAAACTTTGGAAGTATTAGATTTGAACAACTCTGTCACTAAATCGATTAAATTGGATTACACTGTGAAAGATGTAGTTTATGCTGGACCGGGAACTGTACTTTTGTTAAGATCCAACAGTGTAATTCACTATGAcgttcaacaaagaaaagaactAGCAGAAATTCAGGTGAACAATGTCAAATACGTTTCATGGTCTGCTGATAGTAGATATGTTGCTTTGCTTTCAAAGCACACCATCACTATTGCTACTAGGAAACTTGAACTCGTTACCTCTATGCACGAGACAATTAGAATCAAAAGTGCTGAATGGGATGAATCTGGAGTTCTGATCTATTCGACTCTTAACCACATCAAGTACACACTACTGAATGGGGACAACGGTATCATTAAAACTTTGGCTAGCACATTATACATCACGAAAGTTCAGGGTAGAAGCTGTTTCTGCTTGAATAGAAACGGTGAGGTAGAAGTTGCTACAATTGATCCAACAGAGTACCGATTCAAGAAGGCTTTGGTAAACAAAAACTTTACTGAAGTATTACGTATCATCAAGAACTCTAATTTGGTTGGTCAAAATATTATTGGATATCTTCAGAAAAAAGGTTATCCAGAAATTGCTTTACAATTCGTACAGGACCCTCAGACTAGATTTGAACTATCTTTAGAATGTGGAAACCTGGATATCGCCCTTGAggaagcaaagaaattgaacaatgCAGTTCCATGGAGcaaacttggaagagaAGCTCTGGGCCAGTGCAATGTTAAGATTGTAGAACTAGTTTTCCAGcaattgaaacaattggaCAGATTATCCTTTTTTTATCTAATTACAGGTGATATTACGAAATTATCTAAGATGTTACAAATATCTGAACACAGAGGTGATCTCTCTGCAATTGTCCAAAATTCCATATACTTGaatgatattgaaaagagaatcaaGGCCTACCTAGAAGGAGGCCTTGCACCATTGGCCTATGCTACTGCCAAATCAAACGGCTTAGACGAACTTGCGTCTCAAATAGCTGAAAGTTCTGGTATTGCAGAGGCTAATATCAAGCTACCTTTTACAGAGaaaaaatttgtttctttgcCGCAAGTTAAGATCCCAAACGTTAATGACTGGCCATTGAAGCAAGCTCAGTTatcattttttgaacaagcCATATTGGGTCAAGTTGACGCTCTTGAATTGAAAGACGAGTaccaagaagaagctcGCCTGGAGACAGCTCCTGTTGATTCTTTTGGTGAgattgactttgaagacGCCCAGgaccttgaagaagatgatggcTGGGATCTCGGTGACGAAGACCTTGATGTTGATATCGATGAGGTTGAGGAAACTCTTGATAGTGAAGATGTTCCTATTGTTGCTGGTGAAGTCGGAAACTGGTTAAAGAATGGACGCACTGCTGCTGTTTATGCCGCTGCTGGACAATTTGACCGAGCAGCTCAAATACTCAATAAGCAGGTTGGTGTTGTCGAATTTGAGCCTCTTCGTGAAAGGTTTTTGGATGTTTATCAAGCCTCCAAACTGTACTTAGCAGGTAACCAAGGATTGGATCCAATTCCAAGTTTCATCCGTGCTGAtactgaagaagattctgcTAGTGAAGTCCTTCCTTTTATTCCAGGCTTGGATACTTTAGAATTCAGACTTCAAGAAGGATTCAAGCTTTTCCGTGCTGCTAAGCTTCAACAGGCTATCGAGGAGTTCAGAACTATAATCTACACAGttgttctttcaactgTTAAAACTcaagaggaggaagaaaaactgtttcaggttcttcaaacttgtcGTGAGTACATTTTGGGACTTTCAATCGAGCTTGCTCGTCGTCAATTACCCCAAGATCAAGTCAAACGTAGTCTCGAGTTAGCGGCCTATTTTACCAGGGCAAAGTTACAACCTGCACACAGAGTGAGCGCTCTGCAAGTAGCAATGACGCAGTCATTCAAGCATAAGAATTTCATTTCGGCAAGTTACTTCTCCGGggaatttttgaagttaGTTACTTCGGGTACCAGAGCCGAGCAAGCCCAGAAAATCAAGCTAAAGTCGGATCAGATTGCTAACGATAGCATTGAGATAGATTTCGATCCTTACGCAGAGTTTGACATTTGTGCTGGAACGTTCACTCCAATTTATAAAGGTTCAAGATTTGCATCTGAGTCCTTAGTTGGTGCCAAGTACCAAGTCTCCGAGGAGGGAAAACTCTGCAGCATCACAAAGATTACCCAAATAGGAGCTACGTCTTCAGGATTGCGACTTCTTAATTAG